TCGTGAAAGGACGGAAAGGGCATTACCGCGAATTGTTCGTCCAGATCGCCAAACTCGGCTATACGAAGGTACGCGTGGACAACGAAGTGCAGGACATTACCCCCAAAATGCAGCTCGACCGTTACAAAATTCACGACATCGAAATTGTCGTGGACCGGCTCATTCCCAAAGCTGATGCCGGGGACTCGCAGTCACGTTTTCGTCTGAGTCAATCGGTCGGCACGACCCTGAAGCAGGGCAAAGGCGTGATGATGTTATTGGACAAAAAAAATGAGGTGCATTATTTCTCCCAAAACCTCATGGACCCCGTGGCGGGCATCAGCTATGATGACCCGGCCCCCAATAGTTTTTCGTTCAACTCGCCTTACGGTTGGTGCCCTACCTGCCAGGGATTAGGCGTAGTGGAAGAAATTACGCCTGAAAGCGTTATTCCCGACAAAAGCCTCAGTCTGAGCCGGGGGGCCATTGCGCCCATCGGTGAATACCGCGACCTGTGGATCTTCAAACAATTGGAAATCCTGCTGAAACCCTTCAAGGTCACCCTCACCACGCCCATCGACAAGTTCCCGCCCGAGGCCATCGACCTCATGCTCAACGGAACCGATGAGCCGGTGCCCGTTCCATCCAAAAAATACGAAGGCACCGAATGGAACACCAAATACGAAGGCATCATTACCTTTTTGCGCCGGCAACAGGAAAATGGCTCGGAGAAGATTCAGGACTGGCTCAAAGATTTTATGACCATTAATACCTGCCCCGACTGTCAGGGCGCACGTTTGAAAAAAGAGGCATTGTGGTTCAAGATCGACAATAAAAACATTGCCGATCTGGCCAACATTGACATTCGGGAACTGGCTGCCTGGCTCAACGGTCTGGAAGAGCGCATCACGGAGCGTCAGCAGTTGATCGGCCGTGAAGTATTGAAAGAGATTCGCAAGCGCGTCGGTTTTTTGTTGGATGTCGGCTTGGATTACCTGACGCTGAACCGTCCGCTGAAAACCCTTTCGGGCGGAGAAGCGCAGCGTATTCGTTTAGCCACGCAAATCGGTACGCAGCTGACGGGCGTGTTGTACATCATGGACGAGCCCAGTATCGGTCTGCACCAACGTGACAACGTTCGACTCATAGATTCATTGAAAAAATTGCGTGATTTGGGAAATACTGTTTTGGTTGTTGAACACGACAAGGACATGATGCTCGAATCCGATTACATCCTCGACATCGGCCCCGGCGCGGGACGCCACGGCGGGCAGGTGGTAGGGTATGGAACGCCATCGACCTTTTTGAAGAACGGCTCCCTGACCGCCGAGTATTTAAGCGGCCGAATCGCCATTGATGTTCCCAAAAAACGCCGTGAAGGCAACGGAAAGTACATCCTGCTGAAAGGCACCACGGGACATAACCTCAAAAATGTTACGCTCCATCTGCCGTTGGGTAAAATGCTGTGCGTAACGGGCGTAAGCGGAAGCGGCAAATCATCGTTGATCCACGAAACGCTGTTCCCGATTCTGAACCGTCATTTTTACAACTCCAAACGCGAACCGCTGCCTTACAAAAGCGTGGAAGGGTTGGAGCACATCGACAAAGTCATTGAGGTAGACCAATCGCCCATCGGGCGCACACCGCGTTCCAATCCGGCGACCTATACCAATCTTTTTTCGGAGATCCGTTCGCTGTACGCCGAACTGCCCGAAGCCAAAATCCGGGGCTATAAGCCGGGACGTTTTTCATTTAACGTCAAAGGCGGACGCTGCGAAGATTGCGAAGGCGCGGGCATGAAAAAAATCGAAATGGAATTTCTGCCCGATGTGTACGTGGATTGCGACACCTGCAAAGGAAAACGTTTCAATCGTGAGACCTTAGAGGTGCGTTTTAAAGGAAAATCCATTGCCGACGTGCTCGACATGACCGTGGAGCAGGCGTTGGAGTTCTTTGAAAGTATCCCTAAGATTTTACGTAAAGTATCCACCCTCAACGACGTAGGCCTCGGCTACATCACCCTCGGCCAACACGCCACTACTCTCTCGGGCGGTGAAGCGCAGCGGGTGAAATTGGCCGAGGAGCTTTCCAAAAAAGACACCGGCCAAACCCTCTATATCCTCGACGAACCCACTACGGGCCTTCATTTTAAAGACATTCAACATTTGTTGGATGTGCTGAACAAACTCGTCGATAAAGGCAATACCGTTCTGATCATTGAGCACAACATGGACGTCATCAAAGTCTCTGATTACGTCATCGACCTCGGCCCCGAAGGCGGCAATGCCGGCGGGCGCATCGTTGCCGAAGGCACCCCCGAAAAAGTAGCGAAGGTAAAAGAGAGTTTTACGGGAAAATATTTGAAATTGGAATTATCGTAGGGGCGGGGCTTGCCTCCGCCCGGCGACAGAGACGATTTAGAAAAAACGTTAATTAAAAAATGAAACTGCCGCAGGGACGGGGTGTACCTCCGCCCAATCACTTACCGATGCCCATTTCCGCAGCAGTTCGACGTTAACACAAAAATTAGAATTATCGTAGGGGCGGGGTTTACCTCCGCCCTTTTTGCATTGGTGGTTTCGCGGTTGCCGGGCGGAGGCAAGCCCCGCCCCTACATGTCGAAATCAATAATCGTATCGTGGGAACGTGACAAATCCTGAGGCTTTTCGTCCTATTTCGAAATAGACAAAAGCTAATAATTCTCTATCCCCAACGATACGATTAGAGATGAAATTTGACCCCAAAATCCATCATCGAAATTCCATTCGACGCAAAGACTTTGACTATAGTCATTGGGGTCCTTACTTCGTCACGGTATGTGCAAGAAATCGAGAATGTATTTTCGGCGAAATAACTGATAATCGATCTGTATTGAATGATTTAGGCCATATTATTCAAAATGAATGGCTGGCATTGCCCCAACGATTTCCTGAAATACAATTGGATGAATACATCGTTATGCCCAATCATTTCCATGGAATTATTTGTCTCGCAGAAGCAAGTACCGCGTCTCCCTTAATAGCGGAGGTAAATTCAACCCCCACGCTGGGCGACATTATTTGTGCTTTTAAATCGCTGGTTTTCAAACGATACTACGATTTAATTCGGCAAAATAATCTACACGAAATCGCCAAATGCTGGCAGCGTAATTATTGGGAACGCATCATTCGCAACAATCGTGAGTTCGATAACATTCGACATTATATAGCAACGAACCCTGAAAAATGGGCGGAGGATTCAGACAACTTGGATCGGCTGCTAACCCGTATGACAGAACGGAAGGATAGATAAGGGCGATTGGGCGATTGGGCGATTGGGCGATTGGGCGATTGGGCGATTGGGCGATTGGGCGATTGGGCGATTGGGCGATTGGGCGATTGGGCGATTGGGCGATTGGGCGATTGGGCGATTGGGCGATTGGGCGATTGGGCGATTGGGCGGAGGTAAACCCCGCCCCTACGAATTCGGGTTACCCGTAGGGGCGGGGTTTACCTCCGCCCGGTTCCGTTCCTCTGCCCGGACCTCCGCGAATAACCTCAAAAAAACAAAGGGCCGAAAATTTCGGCCCTTTGTCGCTACTCACCATCCTCTACGTTGACCATTGCGACCGTAGTCGTCGTAGGTCGAACGCTCATTATCCCGTTTCTCATGGGTTATTTCACGGTTAAGTGCGTACAGATCTTCCGTTAATTCACGGCGTTCGCGGGGGTCAAGCACGCGGTCACGCCAGAAGATCTGCTCTTTGCGCTCAATACGTTCTACATCACGCATCAAATGTTTTGCTTCCCGAGACGAAATTGAACCCTGCGCAATGCCGTCGGCTATCCGGCGACGGGCTTCGCGCTGAAAGTCATCTATACGATCACCCATATTTCCGCCCCTTCCGCTGCGGGAGTCATACCCGCCTCTGTC
Above is a window of Runella slithyformis DSM 19594 DNA encoding:
- a CDS encoding transposase, with translation MKFDPKIHHRNSIRRKDFDYSHWGPYFVTVCARNRECIFGEITDNRSVLNDLGHIIQNEWLALPQRFPEIQLDEYIVMPNHFHGIICLAEASTASPLIAEVNSTPTLGDIICAFKSLVFKRYYDLIRQNNLHEIAKCWQRNYWERIIRNNREFDNIRHYIATNPEKWAEDSDNLDRLLTRMTERKDR
- the uvrA gene encoding excinuclease ABC subunit UvrA; protein product: MDNHKPTLTDIELTGHDLIEVMGAREHNLKNIDVTIPRNKLVVVTGISGSGKSSLAFDTIYAEGQRRYMESFSAYARGFLGNMERPDVDKIDGLSPVISIEQKTTSRNPRSTVGTVTEIYDFLRLLYARSGDAFSYVTGRPMVKQSQDQIIDRILSEFENQKVTLLAPVVKGRKGHYRELFVQIAKLGYTKVRVDNEVQDITPKMQLDRYKIHDIEIVVDRLIPKADAGDSQSRFRLSQSVGTTLKQGKGVMMLLDKKNEVHYFSQNLMDPVAGISYDDPAPNSFSFNSPYGWCPTCQGLGVVEEITPESVIPDKSLSLSRGAIAPIGEYRDLWIFKQLEILLKPFKVTLTTPIDKFPPEAIDLMLNGTDEPVPVPSKKYEGTEWNTKYEGIITFLRRQQENGSEKIQDWLKDFMTINTCPDCQGARLKKEALWFKIDNKNIADLANIDIRELAAWLNGLEERITERQQLIGREVLKEIRKRVGFLLDVGLDYLTLNRPLKTLSGGEAQRIRLATQIGTQLTGVLYIMDEPSIGLHQRDNVRLIDSLKKLRDLGNTVLVVEHDKDMMLESDYILDIGPGAGRHGGQVVGYGTPSTFLKNGSLTAEYLSGRIAIDVPKKRREGNGKYILLKGTTGHNLKNVTLHLPLGKMLCVTGVSGSGKSSLIHETLFPILNRHFYNSKREPLPYKSVEGLEHIDKVIEVDQSPIGRTPRSNPATYTNLFSEIRSLYAELPEAKIRGYKPGRFSFNVKGGRCEDCEGAGMKKIEMEFLPDVYVDCDTCKGKRFNRETLEVRFKGKSIADVLDMTVEQALEFFESIPKILRKVSTLNDVGLGYITLGQHATTLSGGEAQRVKLAEELSKKDTGQTLYILDEPTTGLHFKDIQHLLDVLNKLVDKGNTVLIIEHNMDVIKVSDYVIDLGPEGGNAGGRIVAEGTPEKVAKVKESFTGKYLKLELS